The DNA segment AGAGGTTATTGTATGAAGCTTGAAAATGCAGTTCCTTTAGATCCTGTGCCAGTATCCCATCATCATCTTGGAACAAAGAACATGGTAAACATCTACAGCACACACTGGGATGGAAGAATCCCTTTGAACCGGGTCTGCCATAGAGAAAATGTCTTCATAGCGGCAAATGCAAAACTGTGTGTATCTAGCACCGACTTCAGACTTCACTGGGGTGTATGCCCTTCCACTGCAGAGCTTAGTTCTCTCCAGGGAGCTTCTTTACTCTAACCCTCTCACATAGATGGTCCTGTGTGTTTTTTTGCTGTCATAAAATAGTTTTGAGGAGTGCCAATTAATAAACGTAGAAGGATGATGGGAGAGAAGATTGCTATTTTATAACCACCATAGTAATTAATAAGTGATGTAGGTGAGAAGGATTAGAAGATACTAAAATCAGTGAGTGAAAGATTGTTGGGGAACAGAGTATTCTTAGAGTGTCACCCCTTAATCACAAAGATAAAAGTCACCTTCACCATGGAGAACACCTTAAACAAGTGATTAAATTGAAACAATTAAACATCACCAATAGAGGAACAAATGGGTGTCATGTACCCTCTGAGTGCCCATCTACTTAGACAGCATTCCTGCCCACAATGTGTCACCCAAATTGAATCATGAAGATATAATTGGATACATCCAAAAATGAGACcttatactcttaaaaatgtcAGTTATTATAGATCAAAAAGCTGGGGGgaactgtttttttgtttaaaagagaGTAAAGAGATGTTACTTCTAAATGTAGTGTGTGTTCCCAATTTCATCCTGGATCAGGGAAACAGCTACAAGGACATTGATTGGATCATTTGAGGAAATTTGCAAATGGACTATATAATAGATAATGACATCATGTCAATGTTTAATTTCTTGAGTGTGATATGTCATATGAGTGTGCATATGTCAGAGGATGTTTTTGTTCTTAGGACAttcattttgaagtatttatgACCCAGTTACCATGATGCTTGCTACTAACTTTCATATCTATATACatctaaattatataaaaacacattatatataacatttatttacatgtgatatataataaatattaatattataaataattcaaatgtaatgaatatatatttgttttatacacatatatgtatgacAGATTTTTGTtcatgtataaagaaaatatggcaaaatgttgaCAATTGGTGAACCTAGATGAAGGTCATCTTCCTTACACTATTTTTGAAGCTGTTCCGAAGGtttgaaatttctcaaaataaaatgttgggaaaaaagaacttttcttttAGGGATGAGGTAGTGGAGAAAATTCAGGTTCATGAGAAATGACATGTTATCACTGTCTGAATTCAGTAAAGGTATATGACACAGTCCATTAAACGTAACTATTCACAAATATAAACTGTTAAAGAGATGGATTTAGATAGTCTAGCATTAACTATttttggagaagagaaaggattgCTCTCTGGCATctgagtctttcttttcttttgtttccacaATATTAACCTTCTCTTTTGTAAGTCGTTAGCTCACAGGATTGTTATAAGAATGAATGAGATAATGTCGATGAAAGTGCTCTGTAAGCTGTGAAAATAATGTCTCTAAGCCTCCTTTGTGTTTAGGATGTAACTTGTGCTGAATTATAACACCCACTGTTGTATTTTGTCAGTATACAGACTATGCATTCATAGAAAGACAAACTTAAGCAGTAGCTTTATTAAGACTCAttccatatatatgtaatttagaaaaataaatctgactTCATTTAGATGAGATCAATATAGTTCAGTATAGTACTGCCTATGGCATATCTAAAACTGCCTAAATATATCTAACAAATAATAGTTTTTTTAGTAAAGAAGCAAAACTTCACTTACTTTAAATGCTCATTTAGCCAGTTGCACTTATGGAATCTCTCTCTCTAGAGGTTGGCAAAAGAGCAAACGAAGCTTTAACGTAAGTCAATAGGACATTAAGTAGAGAAAAGCTGAGTTGCTTGTTGTGCTGTGATCTTGTGATAATttcattttaggtttttaaaGTATGCTTTCAGAATTTTATTGTTATGCTAAATGCAAAAATCAAGTCACTGTCGGTGGAGTACTTGGAATGGACCCGTATAATGAACATTTTGCTCCTTCTGAGGGAGGCAGGCCAGGATATCCATAAAATGGTGACATTTTGATCCTGACTAGAAGGAAACCATATTGAAAGGATGATGACTAGGAGGGAATtagggaaaaacaaacataacTCATCTGCTGGAGGAGACATTCCTGGCAGTTATCGAACTTGACGAGATTCTTCAGTGAGTGTAGACAGCTGAGGTGTAGCCCATGGTGTGCACACGTGTCATTGGTAGCAGTGGTGGCAATGCCAGAGCAGGCAGACTGACACTGGGTTGCTGTCTTTGTCAGTTGGCATGTGAGGAAATGATGATGATGGACATGTTAGCGACCATTGAGTATTAACTATGTACTAGGAGTAATATTCTCAGTTAAAAACCTCACAGTATCCCTGAGGTAGATTTATATTTCtactatgtttattttatagatacaGTGGACTCAGAGGTTAGATAACTTACATAAGGTCATACAAATAATAGTGGCCAAGTTTGCCACTTGAACCCAGGGtgctgactccagagcccatttTATAACCACCATGTTATACTCAACTGACTCTCTCAACTCTTGATATTTGAGAGAACAGACTAAGAAGATATAGAGATATTTTAGTGATAAAGTGATTTCTTTATTGCTGATTGAGTAAAAGGGACTGGAATTACTCTCTTAAAACTAAGGTAGGTGATATATATAACAATAGTTTTCAGACATTAGACACATTAGCACAAGATACTAGACATTAGCACAAGACAGTGATCttccagagaagagaaacaaatgagatTGCTGCAATTTACTGACTGGATTGAGCTCCAGGCTGCAGcacaggaatatatatataatatattattaatatgttttcagATATATAACAGAGCCCAGCAATTGCTCTAAGTTAAGGAGACAGAGTTCAGAGTTTGGAGAGGCTAAGGCAACTAGATCACAAGGCAAGTTCTTGGGTAGGAGAGGACTGCATGGATAGACAGCTTCAGAGATCTGTAGAGTTTTTAGAAAGTGTGAGTGAGGAAACTATCTGAGACCAGGGAAGAGCACAGAAAAGAATCAGTTGAAATCATCCGGGAAACacaatcgtttttttttttttttctcccaccaCTCAAAGTGGAAAGATCTCTTGACATATAGGGTATCAGTTGGAGGCCATTGCCTCAGTGGTGGGACCAAATTAGCCTTAGACTAAAGGCTCTTCTGGTCTTACTTAACAAAGCTTAAGAGCACGCCATGGAAAGATCAAATGTATCCAAGTAACTTTATTGCATCCAGCTCggaaatatttaaaagagtatAAAAACTCCAGCCCCAGCAAAGTAAAATGTACCTTGTCTGGTgtccaataaaaaattaccaggcattcaaagaagcaggaaaatgtgacccataaCGAGGACAAAAACAACATGTAGAAAAAGTCCCAGAAATGCCACAGATGACAGAAATACTAGAAAAAgactgctatggactgaatttgtccccactcctccccttcatgagattcatatgttgaaaccctaatccccagtgtgatggtatttgcaGATGGGGCCTTTAGAAATTTGGTAATTAGTGTTGGATGATATCATGAGAGTTGGGCCTTTATGATAAAattagtggctttataagaagggGAAAAGAGCAAGAGATTATCTCTCATCAGgcaaggacacagtgagaagatagTCATGTACAAGCCAGGAAGAAGATCCTCTCCAGGAACCGAATTGGTtggcaccttggtcttgggcTTCCAAACTGTGCAAAATAGATGTCTGTGTGTAAGCCATCTAATCTGCCTGAGCTATCTAAGAACATTAAAATAGTTATCATAAATTCTATTCCATATATTCAGTGAGTATGATAAAGAGAGACATGGGAGATATAAAATAGACCCACCTTAAATTTCTAGAGTTGAAAAATatggcagggcacggtggctcacgcgtgtaatcctagcactctgggaggcccaggagggcgattgcttgaggtcaggagttcgaaaccagcctgagcaagagcgagaccctgtctctactataaatagaaataaattaattggccaactaatatatagagaaaaaattagctgggcatggtggtgcatgcctgtagtcccagctactcgagaggctgaggcaggaggattgcttgagcccaggagtttgaggttgctgtgagctaggctgacaccacggcactcactctagcctgggcaacaaagcgagactctgtctcaaaaaaaaaaaaaaaaaaaagaaaaaaagaaaaatactagacTAAAAATAAACTGGGGGGATTAACAAAAAATTAGACCCTGTTGATAAAACAATTAGTAAACTTGAAGACGTAATTATCTAAAATGAAATaggaacaaaaagataaaaagaattagCAGAGCATCTGTGAGTAGTGGGACAACAGCAATAGCCTATATTATTTGTTGTTATAGTCACAAAAGGTGTGAAGGAACAGAAAAACTTCCTAAAAAATAATGACGTGGGGGGAGtagaattaaaaaatctaaagaaataataGTTGAAAAACATCCAAATTTGGTGAAGACTGTAAACATACAGATCCAAAAGTTCAATAAGGCTCTattagaaggaagggaagaaaactaCACCaaagcacatcataatcaaattgcttaacaccttaaaagcagccagaggtcAAAGACATCATGTGTAGAAGAACAAAGGTAGGAATGAGCAGAAGCCTTTTTGGGAACAATGCAAGTCAGAAGACAATGGAGTGGGACCTTTaaggtgctgaaagaaaaaaactttcaaacTAGAGTTCTTGTAgcaagtgaatttttttttttaaagagatgaaataaagactttttcagacacaCAAAAGCTGGCAGAGTTCCTCACCAGCTGACCACCATGCCAGGAGATGTTAAAGGAAGTCcttaagacagaaagaaaatgataacgAATGGAAACCAGATCTACACAAAGGAATGGAAGGCACCAGAGAAGGCAAATATGAAAGTAAATACAAAAgacttcttgttttaaaaatgtcttgcagagccgggcgtggtggctcacgcctgtaatcctagcactctgggaggccgaggcgggcggattgctcaaggtcaggagttcaaaaccagcctgagcgagaccccgtctctaccataaaaaaaaatagaaagaaattaattgaccaactaatatatataatataaaaatcagccaggcatggtggctcgtgcctgtagtcccagctactcgggaggctgaggcagcaggatcgcttgagcccaggagtttgaggttgctgtgagctaggctgacgccacggcactcactctagcctaggcaagaaagcgagactctgtctcaaaaaaaaaaaaaaaaaaaaaaaaaaaatgtcttgcaGAAACAATTATCTGTTTAAggcaaatataataatttattgtgggtagaagtaaaatatatgataatagcTACACAAAGGCCAGAAAGGGGCAAAGGAAAGTGTAGGTGATTATACTATATATGAAATGGTATACTGGCACTTTAAGGCAGGCTGTGATAAAGGTGTATGTTATAAACCCCAATGAGACTactaaaggaacaaaataaagaggTATAGCTAATAAGCTAgtaaaggagataaaatggaataattaaaaatgcttaatctaaaagaagctataaaaattaggaaaaggagaacaaagaatagattggaaaaatggaaaccaaataCCATGATGGTATATTTAAACCCAACCATATCAATAGTCACATTAAGTAAATGGTCTAAACTATTGATTAAAAGGCAGGTTTTATCAGATTGGATAAAAAAAAGTGAGACCCAATTTTGCATTGGATATAAGAAACccacattaaatataaagatatagataggttagaaataaaaggatggaaaaagagcatgcaaacattaatcaaaagaaggCTGGAGTGAATGTATGCATTTGAGACAAAGTTTATTTCTGAGCACGgaatagttttagaaataaagagggccatttaaaaatggtaaaggaattatttcttaaaacagaaCAATTCAAAATGTGATTGGAGATCCTAATGTACTAAACTGAAAGGAGAAGTAGCCAAAtcacaattatagttggagatttcaacaccttTCTCTCAATAGTTGATAGAACAGTAGACAGAAAATTAGTTAGGATATATAGTAATAGAATAACAGTATTAATCAACATGATCTAACTGGCATTCATGGCACATTCCACTCAACAacagtagaatacacattcttttcaagtgcacacagaacatttaccaagatagaccatattttggttcataaaacaaatctcaaatcaatttaaaaggatttaaatcatacaaaatatgttttctaaccATAGTggcattaaattagaaatcaataacaaaaacatatttggaaaatccccaaatatttggaaactgcACAATGTACTTCTAAATAACCATcactcaaagaagaaatcacaagtgaaattagaaaatattttgaactacatgaaatttaaaacatactaCATTTTGTGGTTTACCAATAAAGCAGTGCTTAAAAGGAAATTGATAGCATTAAATGTGTATGTACTAGAAATGTAGAAAGTTCTAAAATCAATGAcctgagaaaatagagaaaggagCAAATTAaaccaaagtaagcagaagaaagtaaatatgaaaatataatagtgGAAATCAAtgacataaaattagaaaaataataagaaaaaccaATTAAAGCAACAGCTGGTTTTTTGAGAGTAAGCAAATTGTGGAATCTCTCTAGCCAGAATGATTAAGACAAAAGACAGGGAATAAATAATGAATACCAGGGATGATAGATATGGCATTACTATAGATGTTATAGCCATTGAAAGGATAATAAGGGAATACTGTGAACAGCTCTATGTCAATAAATTTGATAActtttagatgaaatggaaaatttcttgAAAGCATGCTACGAAAGCTCACTCAAGAAAAAATAGgtgtatttctatttaaaaacccttaaatctgtatttaaaaacattcccaaaaagaaaactccaagccTAGTTGCCTTTACTGGTGAGTTCTGCCAAACATTGATGGAAGAAATATCAATTTTCCACAGACGTTTTCAGAAAATAGTAGTAGCCATGAGGCCAACATTGTCTTAATTCCAAGCTAgacaaagaaattacaaaaatgcACATTATTACAGACTAATATCTTTCATAAACACAAATGCAAAAGTTCTTAACAAACTTTTAGCCTATCAAacccaacaatatataaaaaggataatatatcatCAACAAGTGGGGTTTATCCCAGGAAGgcaaggttggtttaatatttcttttaaaaaatcaaccattGTTATTCCTATCaacagactaaaaaagaaaactcatatatttatcttaatagatgaagaaaaagcatttgattgTATCTAACATCAATTCCTGAtgaaaactctcagcaaactaggaatagaagggaacttcttcaTCATGATACAGGCatctatgaaaaatataaagctaacatattacttaatggtgaaaaaccaAAAGACCAAAACTTTTCCCCAGGAGGAGGAACAAGGAGAGGATGTTTACTTTCATTAATATAATACTGGAGATTATCCAGGTGTCTGTCAGTGCAGTAatgtaagagaaaataataaaaagcacatAGATTGGAAAAGAGgggtaaaactgtctttattcacagaccACATGATTGTTTATGCATATATTCCTAAGGAATCTAAAAAAAGCAACTGTAagtaataagtgagtttagcaaggttgcagCAAATAAgccaatataaaaaaatcatttggggaGCCGCCATCTTCCAGTAATTCGCCAAAATGAcgaacacaaagggaaagaggagaggcaccCGATTCATGTTCTCtaggccttttagaaaacatggagttgttcctttggccacatacatgcgaatctacaagaaaggtgatattgtagacatcaagggaatgggtactgttcaaaaaggcatgccccacaaatgttaccatggcaaaactggaagagtCTACAACGTTACACAGCATGCTGTTGGAATTGttgtaaataaacaagttaagGGCAAGATTCTTGCCAAGAGGATTAATGTACCTATCGAGCACATTAAGCACTCTAAGAGCCGAGATAGCTTCCTGAAGcgtgtgaaggaaaatgatcagaaaaagaaggaagccaaagagaaaggtacctgggttcaactgaagtgacagcctgctccacccagagaaGCACACTTTGTGAGAACCAATGGAAAGGAGCCCGAGCTGCTGGAACCTATTCCTTATGAATTCATGGCATAATAGGTGTTTCACACTTTGTGAGAAGCAACAGAAAGGAGCCTGAGGTGTTGGGACCTGTTCCCTGTGAATTCATGGCGTAATAGGTATAGCACACCtgtgagaagcaaagaaaggacctTGAGCTGCCAGAATctattccctatgaattcatggtataggagacaaacctaataaaagccgctggactctaaaaaaaaaaaaaaaaaatcatttgaatttcTGCATATTAGCAATGAGCAATTAGAACttgaaattgaaaaacaataccatttataatagcatcaaaactCACGAAATACTTAAGGATAAATTTGTCCAAAGAAGTGTAagacactgaaaactacaaaattttgCTGAGAAAAATTATGTAGGCCTAAATAAATGGAGCGATATACCATGCTTATggaaagactcaatattattaagatgtcactTCTCCCTAAATTGATCTATATATTCAACATCATCCCAATTGAAATACCAGAAGGCCTTTTGTTTTGTAGAGTTTTATGTGCTGAttcaaaaatacaattttgaaaaaagaacaaacttggaaTATTTATAGTACCTGATTTTAAGTCTTACCATCAAGCTCCAGTAATCAGGACAGTGTGataatagtataaaaatagaagACATATGGAGCAATGGAGATAGTGATTTTCCACAAAGGTGCCAAGTTAATTCAATTGAATGAGGaaaattctttcaacaaatgagGTTGGAAAAAATTAGACAGCCATGTGcgtgaaagattaataaaacaacaatgacaacagaaCACTTCAGTGTTTACCTCAGAACACATAGAAGAATTAACTTGAAGTATattatagacttaaatgtaaaagttAAGACCATTAAACTTCTAGAaggaaatataggagaaaatctgaTCCTACCAAAATTTGAAAAGGATGTGGATGGagtaactggaactctcatatgctgctggtgggtatataaaatagtacaaacattttataaaacagtttggtagtttcttaaaaagttaattacCATACCCCCTCCCCTAGCAATTTCATTCCAAGATAgttaaacaagagaaataaaaacatatgtatacaaACATGTGTataaagacttgtacatgaatgttcatagcagctttatttctagtagctccaaactggaaacaacccaaaattctaacaggtgaatggataaattttgttatattcatacaatgtaatgttactcagcaatgaaaaagaacaaaatatcatATACTCAGTAACATGGGTGAGCCTCACAATAATTATACTGAGTGGAAGGAATCAGTACCATGTACACATGATATGATTCCATTTCATGAAAATTCTAGAACATGTGATCTAATGTATAGCAACAGAAAGCATCCTGGTGGTTCTCTGGGTTTGGGTTAGTGGGGAAGAAGAGGGAATGGATACAAAGAGGTATGAGGAGCCTGTTGATGGAAacattcattatcttgattgtgctGGTGGGTTCATGGACATACATACATCAAGActcattaaattgtacactttaaatatatgcattatattataTGCCAGTTATTCCTTATTAAAGCTACAAAAAAGATATAGAGAGTTTTGAGATTAAGGTTAGATGGTGAATTGGGCAAGAACCCTAACTCACCCCTCACTAACAGTTGTGATAGGAGCCAGACATTTAGAGCAGGTGAGACCTTAGGAATGATCTTCCAcatcacagagaaataaaatgatttgttcagGATAGTCACATGTCATTCAATTAAGCCTGGAACAGGATGCCACATTTCATGAGAATATTCCAAAAGACCGGCATGTCCTGTTCATCTTTGTGGCTTCCACTCTGTCTTGGATGATGCTTTGTGCACAATGATGCTCAGTAAATAGATGCTGGCTGGTTGAAAGCATGATATTTCCTAAACTAAATTATAGATGAGAACCGCTTCACTTTCTCAGTATAGTGGAAAGGTGCATTCAGTAAGTGGTAGATCTTGTTTCAGTTTCCACTTATTACACTCATTTGGAGTTACCTTTGGGCACAAGGTTGAGTTGTTTTTCTGGCATGCTTAACACTTCTTGGGTCTGGGAGAATTTCTGAAGGAGAACATAAATTATGAGGGTCTGTATTATTTAAGGTCTGAGCATGGTTACACGTGACAGAGAAGCCAAACAACAGTGGCTTAAGCAAGGTGGACGTGTACTTCTCTGCCACATAAGACTGACTCATGCAGTAGCTCTGCTCTGGGAAACCATTAGAGACCCAGGCTTGTTCTTCTCTTGTTTCCCCACCATCTCTCAGTCCAGATGTCTTGTGGTGGCACTTACCATGTCCGCTTtaacaagaaggggaagaaagaaggaggaatgGAAGCCACCACCAGAAAGTTCTACCCATCACTTCTGTGTGGGTTGTTTTAGCCAGAGCTGTTAGCTGACCACACTGCCTGCAAGTGAGCGGGGCCTGAAGTCTTCTCTTGGAAGAACAGTGAATAGAtactgggggtgggaggtggttAACTAGCAGTCTTAGCCACAGGGAAGGATCTTAGCATCACAGGAGTTTTAGCCTTGCAGATAACTGGAACTCACAGTAGTTCATGATATTGTAATGTCATTCAGTTGTTCATTTCTCACCTCAATTCTGGAAGCAACAGAGGGGACAGCCCCAGTTGTGTGGCTGATGGGCTCAGTCTTCTACTCCATCACTGCCCCTCCCCACTTCTGTTTCAGGCCTGTGACCCTCCCTTCTGTAAAGTTACATTCTGGTGGTTAATATCTCCTCCCAAAGAGCCACAGAATGTTCCCATGAAAGGTCGATACGTGGGAACAGAAGCTTCGATTAAAAAAATCTGGTCCACGAGACATTTGAGGATGATCAATAggaaattgttattattatttaatagtagTTGAGTCATTGCTGAGGACTTTataatgctgtttaaaaaaatcagtctctTCCAATTTGGTGAAGTAgctgattttcattttcactttttcacGGGAGAGAAACTGAGTCATGGAGGGGGTCTATACGGAAGCAGCTCTGTTCAGTGGGGAAATGTGTAGCAAACATCCATCCTGGAAACCCAGATGATGGGTTTGCGATCCATTTCTTTGCCCATTAGGTCATCTCTCTTTTggagaaaattagaaatgatctaaagaaaaagaaagaacattggaGAACTTTCCTCCCCAAGCCCTATATTAACAGAATCTACATTTCTCTGTTGATTGCACGGAGATCAGCTCCCCAGAGTTCACGGGAAGCTGGACTCCTCATCCTCAGAGCCAGGCCTCATGCCCTTTATCTTTTACACAGGGTGCAAAGTGTTGCTTAGCAACATTGATTCTCCCAGCTCCTACGCCGGCTGCAGCCTGCGGAACTGACAATGGAGTGGAGTTGGAGAGTGAGCGCCTCATTTTTCAGCTTCTTCACTGTGGCGAGGGAGAATAGAGACAGACAAGGCAAGGAGGATGAAAGAAGCATGATCGACAGCATGGTGCAGAAAAGCACTAGCCGGTGGTGGAGAGTGGCTGAGCACCACGCATCCCATGCACCGTTAATAAATGCCTCCCGAGAAAATTAAAAGGGGGTAATCAGAGCAGCAGAGGTTAATTGGGGAAAGTAAGGAGTCAATAGAATGAGATGGCTGGGCAGTCTGGAAATGGAAATGTTTGATCGCATGGGTGTTTAAATACATTCGTCCTTTGTCTGTTTGgggggttttgtttctttttatgttgattgttttgtttttaggccAGGTTATTATTGGGCATGCTTTTGAAGGGAAATAGAAAAGATCGAGGAAGTCTTCTTGACTTTTTCCCCCGCAACTGTCTTCTTGGCAACTGTAAAAATAGGTTAAACAGCTTCTTATTGGGTTATAAGGGTTTAAGAAGAGATTCAGAACAGCTTACTTTCAAAAGTTCAGTGATTGTAGTATCTTGGGTTGGTGTGTTCAATGGCCTTGGCCGGCAGAAGAACACAGCCCCTGACACTTGGAAATGATCTGCAGCGTTCAAGGTAATTTTAATGTTGGAAATGGCCTCATTTCCTGGTTCATGTTCTTCCTCGCTCTTTCCATCCTTTCATGGAGATAAAATGGAGGAACATGTGCTGACCACTCATACGAGATATTTCAAATTTGGGAGATTACAATCTTTCATATCAAATGCAGTTACAGCCCTTTGTAGAGTGGTTTTCTGAAGTGAATCAGATGAGTTTTTCAGAGCTAAAGGAAGTCAgaggatgaaataaat comes from the Microcebus murinus isolate Inina chromosome 25, M.murinus_Inina_mat1.0, whole genome shotgun sequence genome and includes:
- the LOC105872924 gene encoding large ribosomal subunit protein eL21-like codes for the protein MTNTKGKRRGTRFMFSRPFRKHGVVPLATYMRIYKKGDIVDIKGMGTVQKGMPHKCYHGKTGRVYNVTQHAVGIVVNKQVKGKILAKRINVPIEHIKHSKSRDSFLKRVKENDQKKKEAKEKGTWVQLK